From Peptoanaerobacter stomatis, one genomic window encodes:
- a CDS encoding hemerythrin domain-containing protein produces MNSIELMMLEHGNIKRMLKIVRIFCRKLYDKEEVNFDDFEKMIYFIKNYADKHHHGKEERLLFNRMVKHLGPAAQKLVTHGMLVEHDMGRLFMSELGIALDNYKMGDIDSVLDIIANSISYTHLLERHINKENELVYTFAQRNLSPEIMNEIDRDCEKFEEDAESNGVQQRCLSILDDMERKYLGLDDRMDFGEFESIF; encoded by the coding sequence ATGAATTCTATAGAGCTTATGATGCTTGAGCATGGAAATATAAAAAGAATGTTAAAAATAGTGAGAATTTTTTGTAGAAAATTATATGATAAAGAAGAAGTCAACTTTGATGATTTTGAAAAAATGATATATTTTATTAAAAATTATGCAGACAAACATCATCATGGAAAAGAAGAAAGACTGCTTTTTAATCGTATGGTTAAGCATCTCGGTCCTGCAGCACAAAAATTGGTAACTCACGGTATGCTTGTTGAACACGATATGGGCAGGCTATTTATGTCAGAGCTTGGTATAGCATTAGATAATTATAAAATGGGTGATATTGATTCTGTACTCGACATAATAGCAAATTCTATATCCTACACACATCTTTTGGAAAGACATATCAATAAAGAAAATGAATTGGTATACACATTTGCTCAAAGGAACCTTTCTCCTGAAATTATGAACGAAATAGATAGGGATTGTGAAAAATTTGAGGAAGATGCAGAAAGTAACGGAGTACAACAACGCTGTTTATCTATATTGGATGATATGGAAAGAAAATATCTTGGCTTAGATGACAGAATGGACTTTGGAGAATTTGAAAGCATATTTTAG
- a CDS encoding alpha/beta hydrolase, which produces MKKFKIIIAVILASILFLLVFIGDYFYTVAIDSSTDKSSISNQEQKEEEYYIEEENWFLNNKKEVKMTSVTGFNLVGYKFLNDKSDKWVIVTHGYGSNAYNMAYYIKKFYDLGYNVFAPDLIGLGKSEGKFISMGGYDSKDMKKWIDVLNDTHDKPDIALFGISMGATTVMNVLDEELTKNVKVFIETADI; this is translated from the coding sequence ATGAAAAAATTTAAAATTATAATAGCGGTAATATTGGCATCAATTTTGTTTTTACTCGTGTTTATCGGAGATTATTTTTATACTGTGGCTATTGATTCTTCAACTGATAAGAGCAGCATAAGCAATCAGGAGCAAAAAGAGGAAGAATATTATATTGAAGAAGAGAATTGGTTTTTAAATAATAAAAAAGAAGTTAAAATGACCTCTGTAACAGGTTTTAATTTAGTTGGATATAAGTTTTTGAATGATAAGTCTGATAAATGGGTTATAGTAACACATGGCTATGGTTCAAATGCATATAATATGGCATATTATATTAAAAAATTCTATGATTTGGGATATAATGTATTTGCGCCTGATTTGATTGGACTTGGAAAAAGTGAGGGTAAATTTATATCTATGGGCGGTTATGATTCTAAAGATATGAAAAAATGGATAGATGTCTTAAACGATACGCATGATAAGCCTGATATAGCACTGTTTGGAATAAGTATGGGTGCTACAACTGTTATGAATGTGCTGGATGAAGAGCTTACAAAAAATGTAAAGGTATTTATAGAGACAGCGGATATATAG
- a CDS encoding FtsW/RodA/SpoVE family cell cycle protein, translated as MDSNKGFDKILLLIVTILFLIGEVLIASAIHVPDGASPKRLIVQFGAFMLGIVMIFAMKMINYDDFKRYDKHIYIISILSLLLVYVPGLGKTMGGARGWIDLKIMYFQPIEIAKIGFILVFAKYLEKNSGNINTLKDIVKAFIIPMPIILLLLAQPDLGGAIVFFCIIFGMLFLAQINMKVVNRAIIVTVLTFPLIYLYVLDKILKPYQMSRIKDFFAFSSTATADNYQVFRSIIAIASGGIFGQGAFSGTQNNLGFLSVSDSDFIFSVCGEEYGIMGMFIVIGIYFLFMSRMLGIAMSSKDLYGSLIIVGVLSMFLYQFIQNIGMAIGIMPVTGVPLPFVSYGGSSMLMSMIAIGLIENVASKRRKINF; from the coding sequence ATGGATAGTAATAAAGGTTTTGACAAAATACTTCTTCTGATAGTTACAATACTTTTTTTGATAGGGGAAGTGCTTATAGCATCAGCTATTCACGTGCCTGATGGAGCAAGTCCGAAAAGACTTATAGTTCAATTCGGTGCATTTATGCTTGGAATAGTTATGATATTTGCTATGAAAATGATAAATTATGACGATTTTAAGAGATATGACAAACACATATATATAATTTCAATACTATCTTTGCTGTTGGTGTATGTTCCGGGACTTGGAAAAACAATGGGAGGTGCAAGAGGCTGGATAGATTTGAAAATTATGTATTTTCAGCCTATTGAGATAGCAAAAATAGGTTTTATATTGGTGTTTGCAAAATATCTTGAAAAAAATTCAGGAAATATAAATACATTAAAGGACATAGTAAAAGCTTTTATAATACCTATGCCGATAATATTGTTATTACTTGCTCAGCCGGATCTTGGAGGAGCGATAGTATTTTTTTGTATAATATTCGGTATGCTGTTTCTTGCGCAAATAAATATGAAAGTGGTAAATAGAGCTATAATAGTCACTGTTCTTACTTTTCCACTGATATATTTATATGTTTTGGACAAGATATTAAAGCCGTATCAAATGAGCAGAATAAAGGATTTTTTTGCTTTTTCTTCGACAGCTACGGCAGATAATTATCAAGTTTTTCGTTCTATTATAGCGATAGCTTCAGGTGGAATATTCGGACAAGGAGCATTTTCCGGCACACAGAACAATCTCGGATTTTTGTCGGTGAGCGATTCGGATTTTATATTTTCAGTATGTGGTGAAGAATATGGAATAATGGGTATGTTTATAGTTATAGGCATATATTTTTTATTTATGAGCCGAATGCTTGGCATAGCTATGTCATCAAAAGATTTGTACGGAAGTCTTATAATAGTCGGTGTGCTCTCTATGTTTTTATATCAATTTATACAAAATATAGGCATGGCTATAGGAATAATGCCTGTTACAGGTGTACCTTTACCATTTGTAAGTTATGGTGGCAGTTCTATGCTTATGAGTATGATTGCTATAGGACTTATTGAAAACGTGGCTTCAAAACGCAGAAAGATAAATTTTTAA
- the minD gene encoding septum site-determining protein MinD: protein MSKVIVITSGKGGVGKTTSTANIGSALSQLGKKVVIIDADIGLRNLDVVMGLENRIVFDIVDVIEGRCTYQKATIRDKRFESLFLIPAAQTRDKDAIKPEQMKQLCEDLQKEYDYVLIDCPAGIENGFKNAVAGATDAIVVTTPEVSAVRDADRIIGLLEASEVYNPQLIVNRIRPEMVKRGNMLNVEDMLDILRIDLLGIVPDDENIVISTNKGEPVILENKGLASQAYKNIARRLEGEKVEFVDMEVQESFFDRLKSLFSGK, encoded by the coding sequence ATGTCAAAAGTTATAGTTATAACTTCCGGAAAAGGTGGAGTTGGAAAGACAACTTCTACAGCTAATATAGGAAGTGCCTTGAGTCAACTTGGAAAAAAAGTAGTAATAATAGATGCAGACATCGGGCTTAGAAATCTTGATGTGGTAATGGGATTGGAAAACAGAATAGTATTTGATATAGTTGATGTTATCGAAGGCAGATGCACTTATCAAAAAGCGACTATAAGAGATAAGAGATTTGAGTCTTTATTTTTGATACCGGCAGCTCAAACAAGAGATAAAGATGCTATAAAACCTGAGCAAATGAAACAGCTTTGTGAAGATTTGCAAAAAGAATATGATTATGTTCTTATAGATTGTCCTGCAGGTATAGAAAACGGATTTAAAAATGCTGTGGCAGGTGCTACAGATGCAATAGTTGTAACAACACCTGAAGTATCAGCTGTAAGAGATGCTGATAGAATAATAGGGTTATTAGAGGCTTCAGAAGTATATAATCCTCAACTCATAGTAAACAGAATAAGACCTGAAATGGTAAAAAGAGGAAATATGCTTAATGTTGAAGATATGCTTGACATACTTAGAATAGACTTGCTCGGAATAGTACCTGATGATGAAAACATAGTTATATCTACCAATAAAGGAGAGCCTGTAATATTAGAAAATAAAGGTTTGGCGTCACAAGCTTATAAAAATATAGCCAGAAGGTTGGAAGGCGAAAAGGTAGAGTTTGTAGATATGGAAGTACAAGAATCATTTTTTGACAGATTAAAATCTTTATTTAGTGGTAAATAA
- a CDS encoding FprA family A-type flavoprotein, with product MEYSTIKIQDNLYYIGVNDRHTHMFENMWPLEKGVSYNSFLMTGEKNIIIDSVHAERFEVYISKIRSVIGDNGIIDYLIINHMEPDHSSSINLLLQAYPNMKLIGNSKTEEFIQAFYKIDTKDIFIKVEDGEKLKLGEHEFTFYKTPMVHWPESMVTYYEKTKTLFSQDAFGGFGTLDGGIFDDEVNWREHEYETRRYFTNIVGKFSQQIQGALKKLSALQIDVICPVHGLIWRKEPQKIISLYDSLSKYETREGVVIAYGSMYGNTEKMADMLANTLSKNGIKDVLVYDVSKTHISHILANIWIYKGLLLGSCSYNNSLYPVMEHAYRVLEINKLKNHTLGIFGTYGWSGGGVKTLVNLPKSNPAYDFIEEVVDVKCSPSYEDFQKCIALADEMTKRIRA from the coding sequence ATGGAATATTCTACAATTAAAATACAAGATAACTTGTATTACATCGGTGTTAATGACAGGCACACACATATGTTTGAAAATATGTGGCCTCTTGAAAAAGGTGTGAGTTACAACTCTTTTTTGATGACAGGCGAAAAAAATATCATAATAGACTCTGTTCACGCTGAAAGATTTGAAGTATATATAAGTAAGATAAGATCTGTTATAGGCGATAACGGCATTATTGATTATCTCATAATCAACCACATGGAGCCTGACCATTCAAGTTCTATAAACTTACTTTTACAAGCATATCCGAATATGAAACTTATCGGAAACAGCAAAACGGAAGAATTTATACAAGCATTTTATAAAATAGATACCAAAGATATATTTATAAAGGTTGAAGACGGCGAAAAACTGAAATTAGGTGAACATGAATTCACTTTTTACAAGACACCTATGGTTCACTGGCCTGAATCAATGGTTACTTACTATGAAAAAACAAAGACTCTTTTCTCTCAAGATGCTTTTGGAGGCTTCGGAACATTAGATGGCGGAATATTCGATGATGAAGTGAATTGGAGAGAACATGAATACGAAACAAGAAGATATTTTACAAATATAGTAGGAAAATTTTCTCAACAGATACAAGGTGCTTTGAAAAAATTATCCGCATTGCAAATAGATGTAATTTGTCCTGTTCATGGCTTAATTTGGAGAAAAGAACCACAAAAAATAATATCTCTTTACGATTCTCTTTCCAAATACGAAACAAGAGAAGGGGTTGTAATAGCATACGGTTCTATGTATGGAAATACTGAGAAAATGGCAGATATGCTTGCCAACACACTTTCTAAAAACGGAATAAAAGATGTACTCGTATATGACGTTTCAAAAACTCATATATCTCACATATTAGCTAATATATGGATATACAAAGGATTATTGCTTGGAAGTTGCTCATACAACAATTCTTTATATCCTGTAATGGAACATGCTTATCGTGTGCTTGAAATCAACAAACTGAAAAACCATACCTTGGGAATATTCGGAACTTACGGCTGGAGCGGAGGCGGAGTAAAAACTTTAGTAAACTTGCCTAAATCAAACCCTGCGTATGATTTTATAGAAGAAGTTGTAGATGTAAAATGCTCACCTTCATATGAAGATTTCCAAAAATGTATAGCACTTGCAGATGAAATGACAAAAAGAATAAGAGCATAA
- a CDS encoding phosphatase PAP2 family protein produces MSWEHKFLQRIQNYNTPFFVDKFMRMSSYITDNGIVFIFISLMLIMTKKYKTVGYSCMLCLLINAFLCNIVLKPMFARMRPFNRYYDLNALLSKLPVDYSFPSGHTSASFAFATALFLYDKNLGIIAYVFATCVAMSRMYLMVHYPTDVLCGALFGTSVAIICNKIITF; encoded by the coding sequence ATGAGCTGGGAACATAAATTTTTACAACGCATACAAAACTATAATACACCTTTTTTCGTAGATAAGTTTATGCGAATGTCATCGTATATCACCGATAACGGTATTGTTTTTATTTTTATTTCGCTTATGCTTATCATGACAAAAAAATACAAAACTGTAGGATATAGCTGTATGCTTTGTTTGCTTATCAACGCATTTTTATGTAATATCGTGCTGAAACCTATGTTTGCAAGAATGAGACCTTTTAACAGATATTATGACTTGAATGCACTGTTGTCAAAATTGCCTGTCGATTATTCTTTTCCGTCAGGTCACACAAGTGCATCATTTGCATTTGCTACAGCTTTGTTTTTATATGACAAAAACCTCGGAATTATAGCATATGTTTTTGCGACATGCGTAGCTATGTCAAGAATGTATCTCATGGTACATTATCCTACAGATGTTTTATGCGGTGCATTATTTGGAACTTCTGTTGCTATAATATGCAATAAAATTATCACATTTTAA
- the minE gene encoding cell division topological specificity factor MinE — protein sequence MNLFNFFKTSNKNSKDVAKDRLKLVLIHDRGDFSPEKRELIKKDLIEVLSKYIELDGDNVEISIVNKKDSTNESYSPQFTANVPIKKIF from the coding sequence ATGAATTTATTTAATTTTTTTAAGACCTCTAATAAAAATTCCAAAGATGTCGCAAAAGACAGATTAAAATTGGTGTTGATACATGACAGGGGAGATTTTTCGCCTGAAAAAAGAGAACTTATAAAAAAAGATTTGATTGAGGTGCTCAGCAAGTATATTGAGCTTGATGGAGACAATGTGGAGATAAGCATAGTTAACAAAAAAGATTCCACTAATGAAAGTTACTCTCCGCAGTTTACAGCTAATGTACCTATAAAAAAGATATTTTAA
- a CDS encoding stalk domain-containing protein: MKRLLKNSSLIAFGLITGLTLSSFASNESIMAVRDNITSIFVKGEQINTKPDDAPINYQGKLYVPLRTISEKMGLVVDYNKSSKSVYITEKPLTKEEKLAQHAEIYNEAMADFQKAQAKNVEDARKEDIKKESSIDYKDLPISFRKDKFFMKLTLTVKSNSDNNSEFYFDVKNDGDSGIVIDPFSAKFDYSDAHAERQLDTSDVNIGLFDKKVLSSIDAGFDDRLYLTLKEIPKDIKQGTLSFNIYPVGEDSNITKVIMPIKLD, translated from the coding sequence ATGAAAAGATTACTTAAAAATTCATCGCTGATAGCATTCGGCTTAATAACGGGCTTAACATTATCCTCATTTGCCTCTAACGAAAGTATAATGGCTGTTCGTGATAACATAACTTCTATATTTGTAAAAGGAGAACAGATAAATACAAAACCTGATGATGCTCCAATAAATTATCAAGGCAAATTATACGTTCCACTAAGAACAATATCTGAGAAAATGGGTCTTGTAGTAGATTACAACAAAAGTTCAAAAAGTGTATATATAACTGAAAAACCTTTGACAAAAGAAGAAAAGTTGGCACAGCACGCAGAAATATATAATGAAGCTATGGCGGATTTCCAAAAAGCTCAAGCTAAAAACGTAGAAGATGCAAGAAAAGAAGATATAAAAAAAGAAAGCTCCATAGATTATAAGGACCTTCCTATATCATTTAGAAAAGATAAATTTTTTATGAAACTTACATTAACTGTTAAATCAAATTCAGACAACAACAGCGAATTTTATTTTGATGTTAAAAATGACGGAGATAGCGGAATTGTAATAGATCCGTTTTCTGCTAAATTCGACTATTCAGATGCTCATGCTGAAAGACAATTGGATACATCTGATGTAAATATAGGTCTGTTTGACAAAAAGGTTCTGTCAAGTATAGATGCCGGATTTGATGACAGATTGTATTTGACTCTTAAGGAGATACCGAAAGATATTAAACAAGGAACTTTAAGCTTTAACATATATCCTGTTGGAGAGGACTCCAATATAACTAAGGTTATAATGCCTATAAAATTGGATTAA
- a CDS encoding DUF1858 domain-containing protein — MKLTKDMTIGEILRMKEGAAEILMGFQMGCIGCPSSQAETIEEAAMIHGLNADEIIEALNNN, encoded by the coding sequence ATGAAATTAACTAAAGATATGACAATAGGTGAAATATTGAGAATGAAAGAAGGGGCTGCTGAAATACTTATGGGATTTCAAATGGGTTGCATAGGATGTCCGTCATCACAAGCGGAAACAATAGAAGAAGCTGCTATGATTCATGGTTTAAACGCAGATGAAATAATTGAAGCGTTAAATAACAATTAA
- a CDS encoding HD domain-containing protein, whose amino-acid sequence MRKSQISREDALKLLMTYNKEIFHIKHALTVESIMRYFANKLGYSQEEDYWGIVGLLHDLDYEMWPDEHCIKVVELLKDVNVDNDMVDAICSHGYGHRVDIEPKHEMEKILYACDELTGLIGACALMRPSKSCKDMELKSLKKKFKDIKFAAGCNRDIINKGADMLGWDIDRLLEETLLAMKDEEEIIENQLREMNL is encoded by the coding sequence ATGAGAAAAAGCCAAATATCAAGAGAAGATGCGTTGAAATTGCTTATGACATATAATAAAGAAATATTTCATATAAAGCATGCTCTTACAGTGGAGTCGATAATGCGATATTTTGCAAATAAACTCGGATATTCTCAAGAAGAAGATTATTGGGGTATTGTAGGATTATTACATGATTTGGATTATGAGATGTGGCCTGATGAACATTGTATAAAAGTGGTTGAGCTTTTAAAAGATGTAAACGTGGATAATGATATGGTGGATGCTATATGTTCTCATGGTTACGGACATAGAGTGGATATAGAGCCTAAGCATGAGATGGAAAAAATACTTTATGCTTGTGATGAGCTTACAGGGCTTATCGGTGCGTGTGCTTTAATGCGTCCGTCAAAAAGTTGCAAAGATATGGAGCTTAAAAGTTTAAAGAAAAAGTTTAAGGATATAAAATTTGCAGCAGGTTGCAACAGAGATATTATAAATAAAGGTGCAGATATGCTCGGTTGGGACATAGATAGACTTTTGGAAGAAACACTATTGGCGATGAAGGATGAAGAAGAAATTATAGAAAATCAGTTAAGAGAAATGAATTTATAA
- a CDS encoding alpha/beta hydrolase: protein MASIITKIKAGYYIEEVNATDSLIANKLPALILHGDKDGFVPLDNAHKTYELLQSDNPKYIYISKGCKHVEGAKKDAQNYWATVNEFLIKHF, encoded by the coding sequence TTGGCAAGTATAATTACAAAAATCAAAGCAGGTTATTATATTGAAGAGGTTAATGCAACGGATTCACTTATAGCCAATAAATTGCCTGCGCTTATACTTCACGGAGATAAAGACGGTTTTGTACCTTTGGATAATGCACATAAAACATATGAATTATTACAATCAGATAATCCCAAATATATCTATATAAGTAAAGGTTGTAAACACGTTGAAGGTGCAAAAAAAGATGCCCAAAATTATTGGGCAACTGTAAATGAGTTTTTAATCAAACATTTTTAA
- a CDS encoding NTP transferase domain-containing protein, whose amino-acid sequence MFNIACIIMASGLSKRMGKNKLLLQFKEKEIFKYVLDAVNLSDISQRIVVSSYDEILDYAEGLKNFKTVKNSENTLGQSKSILLGINNSDICDGFMFLPCDMPFITHSLINDICSFFYQDSKCIAVPRVNTKNSMPTIFPYYLKADLLNISGDVGGREIIRSNPKILRYIDIKNPLLLQDIDTKEDYIKFKNV is encoded by the coding sequence ATGTTTAATATAGCTTGTATAATAATGGCATCCGGTCTGTCCAAAAGAATGGGTAAAAACAAACTTCTCCTTCAATTTAAGGAAAAAGAGATTTTTAAATATGTTTTGGATGCCGTAAATTTATCTGATATTTCTCAAAGAATTGTAGTATCCTCATATGATGAAATATTAGACTATGCTGAAGGATTAAAAAATTTTAAAACTGTAAAAAATAGCGAAAATACTCTTGGACAATCAAAAAGCATATTACTCGGCATAAATAATTCCGATATATGCGACGGATTTATGTTCTTACCTTGTGATATGCCTTTTATAACACATAGTTTGATAAATGATATATGCAGTTTTTTTTATCAAGACAGCAAATGTATAGCTGTGCCGAGAGTTAACACAAAAAACTCTATGCCTACTATATTTCCATATTATTTAAAAGCAGATTTACTTAATATATCAGGTGATGTAGGCGGTAGAGAAATAATACGCTCAAATCCAAAAATACTTAGATATATTGATATAAAAAATCCTCTTTTGTTACAAGATATTGATACAAAAGAGGATTATATAAAATTTAAAAATGTTTGA